The Leifsonia williamsii genome includes a region encoding these proteins:
- a CDS encoding DUF4194 domain-containing protein, with amino-acid sequence MTDTVTLKEPDEVGADAPFIEPVAMEDDPDELFPGDRGVLDPEVRRVLVHLLQRRFLAAERNRQEWTVLLDHQQVIESRLNDLYVRLVIDHGRGLAYKQQVRSDEVEVPILLRDVPYTRSETLVLVHLRTVYQRESAAGEPSVRVDVEDIEQTVLSYFADHDGGTSRRQKAVRKALERLARDGIVTEESAGRYRISPLVEVVLSAERLLELREWLRDQTVQDEDDETGAETADAETADAETAPAEEDAAL; translated from the coding sequence ATGACTGACACCGTGACGCTGAAGGAGCCGGATGAGGTGGGCGCCGACGCCCCCTTCATCGAGCCCGTCGCGATGGAGGACGACCCCGACGAGCTGTTCCCCGGCGACCGCGGCGTGCTCGACCCGGAGGTACGGCGCGTGCTGGTGCACCTTCTCCAGCGCCGCTTCCTCGCAGCCGAGCGCAACCGGCAGGAATGGACGGTGCTGCTCGACCACCAGCAGGTGATCGAGTCGCGGCTCAACGACCTCTACGTGCGCCTGGTGATCGACCACGGCCGCGGGCTCGCGTACAAGCAGCAGGTGCGCTCCGACGAGGTGGAGGTGCCGATCCTGCTCCGCGATGTGCCGTACACCCGGTCGGAGACGCTGGTCCTCGTCCACCTGCGCACGGTGTACCAGCGCGAGTCGGCGGCGGGCGAGCCGTCGGTGCGGGTCGACGTCGAGGACATCGAGCAGACCGTGCTCAGCTACTTCGCCGATCACGACGGCGGCACCTCCCGGCGGCAGAAGGCGGTGCGCAAGGCGCTGGAGCGGCTGGCGCGCGACGGCATCGTCACCGAGGAGTCGGCCGGCCGCTACCGGATCAGCCCGCTCGTGGAGGTGGTGCTGAGCGCCGAGCGCCTGCTCGAGCTGCGCGAGTGGCTGCGCGACCAGACCGTGCAGGACGAGGACGACGAGACCGGCGCCGAGACCGCCGACGCCGAGACCGCCGACGCCGAGACCGCCCCCGCCGAGGAGGACGCTGCCCTGTGA
- a CDS encoding LysE family translocator: protein MDPALVAQFWTIGLLLVLTPGADWAYAIAAGVQTRNVAPSILGMLAGYTLVVSAVALGAGALVTRIPGALMALTVIGGAYLIWLGIRTLTSPAGPITAGDATIDGVPLKRFLRGAGVSGINPKGLLLLLALLPQFTTPHALPPTLQMFGLGAIHLINCAVVYSIVAVLAKRLLRSRPRAAFYVTKAAGVAMVGIGLALLAERVAEAVG from the coding sequence GTGGATCCCGCCCTCGTCGCCCAGTTCTGGACCATCGGCCTGCTGCTCGTGCTCACGCCCGGCGCCGACTGGGCGTACGCCATCGCGGCGGGCGTGCAGACCCGCAACGTGGCCCCCTCGATCCTCGGGATGCTCGCCGGATACACGCTCGTGGTCTCGGCCGTCGCACTCGGCGCCGGCGCTCTGGTGACGCGCATCCCGGGTGCGCTGATGGCGCTGACCGTGATCGGCGGCGCCTACCTCATCTGGCTCGGCATCCGCACCCTGACCAGCCCGGCCGGGCCGATCACCGCGGGCGACGCGACGATCGACGGCGTGCCACTGAAGCGCTTCCTCCGCGGCGCGGGGGTGAGCGGGATCAACCCGAAGGGGCTCCTGCTGCTGCTCGCGCTCCTCCCCCAGTTCACGACCCCGCACGCGCTGCCGCCGACGCTGCAGATGTTCGGCCTGGGCGCCATCCACCTGATCAACTGCGCGGTCGTGTACTCGATCGTGGCGGTGCTCGCCAAGCGCCTCCTGCGCTCCCGGCCCCGCGCCGCCTTCTACGTGACGAAGGCGGCGGGTGTCGCGATGGTCGGGATCGGGCTGGCGCTGCTCGCGGAGCGGGTGGCGGAGGCGGTGGGGTGA
- a CDS encoding DUF1049 domain-containing protein, with protein sequence MTGTRTEPAGSGFVRFLKRKWLAIVLVVLAVIVAIQNLVGGDQATVFLLWSELVMPTWALVVIVFLVGGIVGWVFARNRAARRERRR encoded by the coding sequence ATGACCGGGACCAGGACGGAGCCGGCCGGGAGCGGGTTCGTGCGCTTCCTGAAGCGCAAGTGGCTCGCGATCGTGCTGGTGGTGCTGGCGGTGATCGTGGCGATCCAGAACCTGGTGGGCGGCGATCAGGCGACCGTGTTCCTGCTGTGGAGCGAGTTGGTGATGCCGACCTGGGCGCTCGTCGTGATCGTGTTCCTGGTCGGAGGCATCGTCGGGTGGGTGTTCGCCCGCAACCGCGCGGCCCGGCGGGAACGGCGGCGGTGA
- a CDS encoding Lrp/AsnC family transcriptional regulator: MDALDREILAQLQADGRLTVTDLAARIGLSLSACHRRVRELERDGAIVGYRAVLSPEAVGLGFEAVVFATIGRTDLETIEAFEEAVVAIPEIVAAERLFGDPDYMLRVLTPDLAAYQRLYDGTLGRLPGVQRLTSTLVMKRLKAEGAVPVAAYLSA, encoded by the coding sequence GTGGATGCACTCGACCGGGAGATCCTTGCGCAACTCCAGGCGGACGGCCGGCTGACGGTCACCGATCTCGCCGCGCGCATCGGCCTCAGCCTCTCCGCCTGCCACCGCCGGGTGCGCGAGCTCGAGCGCGACGGCGCCATCGTCGGCTACCGCGCGGTGCTGTCGCCGGAGGCGGTCGGCCTCGGCTTCGAGGCGGTCGTGTTCGCGACCATCGGCCGCACCGACCTGGAGACGATCGAGGCGTTCGAGGAGGCCGTGGTCGCCATCCCCGAGATCGTCGCCGCCGAGCGCCTCTTCGGCGACCCGGACTACATGCTCCGCGTGCTCACGCCCGACCTCGCCGCGTACCAGCGGCTCTACGACGGCACGCTGGGCCGGCTCCCCGGCGTCCAGCGGCTCACATCGACGCTCGTCATGAAGCGGTTGAAGGCGGAGGGAGCGGTCCCGGTCGCGGCATACTTGTCCGCATGA
- a CDS encoding ATP-binding protein translates to MTMLDTLFGLIPAASRGQQWLAEDLQLVNWGGYDGAHRVRFSPGATLLCGGSGSGKSTLMDAYIALMMPHTTPFNGASNGGVTGRPRGDEQRNILSYGRGKLDETRTEEGTKVRVLRGDGEDTWTAVAMTWLDHDGSRFTAVRAWYIPAAARILEDTVRVRATVDGPLDLAALQAAATQRFTDASLRAAGLGPIGTDREFSARLHAVLGIGAAGAGAKAMSLLARIQAGQQITTVDDLYKRLVLEEPETMTTADAVVAHFDELEGTRLRMLEAKQQVAALEPIRGLRERMASAAERMRLIDELGVPADPSSLVSLWRAQRRLELLRAVESEVRDRTRALDAALREKAALAEAAEVEREGLADVLRASGGDRLETAQRELRAAEARLTTVRQNRERLDADLQVLGAEVGSRADFDGLIAGATAGRADADTRRAVLATYTEAVSAQRAAEAEVAELEGERRSAELHTGSIPRRLHESRLLLAEAAGLSPDELPFVGELVEVRTEFEPWREAFNLALGGFATTLLIDAAHLSRFRAAVDAVRTPERLRYEGVQAGLEAGGASDPLTLPGRLDYRESPFTGWLRQRLEERFGFVCVDDPADLSLHRMAVTIAGQISQGSRGAHGGHGRLNVLGFSSGRRLRELDEQLDRARARLAAAQSSLADADTAYASFEDRRAASGRVAELTWEQVDVDAAEADRDRWAALEAEVTGSNPEIGRLKERIAELRAKAADLQNQVGRDQGEHDRLEQQWAGISDDVDAAQSIIDDAEDAGRALTADQAAYLDERFTLDGGRESLGASALLTRFDAALGMAAQRLAEDSRAARDAHEDLRESMARVMRTFLDRWENPNLLADPDTSVDDFERMLVALETSGLHELEEEWRGSLLKLSGNDLTNLDSTLSRSLREIRERIEPINRIMQDLPFYDDGHRLQIATRENQSDARKRFRRELRDVRALIEAASTEEEREQAYRRMSRLIGHLRRSAPDFAELVDVRNHVRVSAERVEATTKQHVALYDHIGEKSGGESQELIAFIVGAALRYQLGDAGAERPRYAPVFMDEALIKADAHFTKRAIGAWRGLGFQLVIGAPNDKYSAIEPHVDVEYTILKDTRGRSWAKAKVGVDEGAVA, encoded by the coding sequence GTGACGATGCTCGACACCCTCTTCGGGCTGATCCCCGCCGCCTCCCGGGGCCAGCAGTGGCTCGCCGAGGACCTCCAGCTGGTGAACTGGGGCGGCTACGACGGCGCCCACCGCGTGCGCTTCTCGCCCGGAGCCACCCTGCTCTGCGGCGGCTCCGGGTCGGGCAAGTCGACCCTGATGGACGCGTACATCGCGCTCATGATGCCGCACACGACCCCCTTCAACGGCGCCTCCAACGGGGGAGTTACCGGGCGCCCGCGCGGTGACGAGCAGCGCAACATCCTCTCCTACGGCCGCGGAAAGCTCGACGAGACCCGCACCGAGGAGGGCACGAAGGTGCGGGTGCTCCGCGGCGACGGCGAGGACACCTGGACCGCCGTGGCGATGACCTGGCTCGACCACGACGGGTCGCGGTTCACCGCGGTCCGCGCCTGGTACATCCCGGCCGCCGCGCGCATCCTCGAGGACACCGTGCGGGTGCGGGCGACCGTCGACGGCCCGCTCGACCTCGCTGCGCTGCAGGCGGCGGCGACGCAGCGCTTCACCGACGCGTCCCTGCGCGCCGCCGGCCTCGGCCCGATCGGCACCGACCGCGAGTTCTCGGCCCGGCTGCACGCGGTGCTCGGCATCGGCGCGGCGGGGGCGGGCGCCAAGGCCATGAGCCTGCTCGCGCGCATCCAGGCGGGCCAGCAGATCACCACGGTCGACGACCTCTACAAGCGGCTCGTGCTGGAGGAGCCGGAGACGATGACGACGGCCGACGCCGTCGTCGCGCACTTCGACGAGCTCGAGGGCACCCGCCTGCGGATGCTGGAGGCCAAGCAGCAGGTCGCCGCGCTGGAACCGATCCGCGGCCTGCGCGAGCGGATGGCGTCGGCGGCCGAGCGCATGCGGCTGATCGACGAGCTGGGCGTGCCGGCCGACCCGTCGTCGCTGGTGTCGCTGTGGCGTGCGCAGCGCCGACTGGAGCTGCTGCGCGCCGTCGAGTCCGAGGTCCGCGACCGCACGCGCGCCCTCGACGCGGCCCTGCGCGAGAAGGCGGCCCTCGCCGAGGCCGCGGAGGTCGAGCGCGAGGGGCTCGCCGACGTGCTGCGCGCCTCCGGCGGCGACCGGCTCGAGACCGCTCAGCGCGAGCTGCGTGCCGCCGAGGCGCGCCTGACGACCGTGCGGCAGAACCGCGAGCGGCTGGACGCCGACCTTCAGGTGCTCGGCGCCGAGGTCGGCAGCCGCGCCGACTTCGACGGCCTGATCGCCGGGGCGACCGCCGGCCGGGCCGACGCCGACACCCGCCGCGCCGTGCTGGCGACGTACACCGAGGCCGTTTCCGCGCAGCGGGCGGCGGAGGCCGAGGTCGCCGAGCTGGAGGGCGAGCGCCGCAGCGCCGAGCTGCACACGGGCAGCATCCCGCGCCGGCTGCACGAGTCGCGGCTGCTGCTCGCCGAGGCCGCCGGGCTGTCGCCGGACGAGCTGCCGTTCGTCGGCGAGCTGGTGGAGGTGCGGACCGAGTTCGAGCCGTGGCGCGAGGCGTTCAACCTCGCCCTCGGCGGGTTCGCCACCACCCTGCTGATCGATGCCGCCCACCTCAGCCGGTTCCGCGCCGCCGTCGATGCCGTGCGCACGCCGGAGCGGCTGCGCTACGAGGGCGTACAGGCGGGCCTGGAGGCGGGAGGCGCAAGCGACCCGCTGACCCTCCCCGGGCGCCTCGACTACCGGGAGTCGCCGTTCACCGGCTGGCTGCGGCAGCGGCTGGAGGAGCGGTTCGGCTTCGTCTGCGTCGACGACCCGGCCGACCTGTCCCTCCACCGCATGGCCGTCACCATCGCCGGGCAGATCTCGCAGGGCAGCCGCGGCGCGCACGGCGGACACGGCCGGCTCAACGTGCTCGGCTTCTCCAGCGGACGGCGGCTGCGCGAGCTCGACGAGCAGCTCGACCGGGCGCGCGCACGCCTCGCGGCGGCGCAGTCGTCGCTGGCCGACGCCGACACCGCGTACGCCTCCTTCGAGGACCGCCGGGCCGCGTCCGGGAGGGTCGCCGAGCTGACCTGGGAGCAGGTCGACGTCGACGCCGCCGAGGCCGACCGCGACCGCTGGGCGGCGCTGGAGGCGGAGGTCACCGGCAGCAACCCGGAGATCGGCCGCCTGAAGGAGCGCATCGCCGAGCTGCGCGCGAAGGCCGCCGACCTGCAGAACCAGGTCGGCCGCGACCAGGGCGAGCACGACCGCCTGGAGCAGCAGTGGGCCGGCATCTCCGACGACGTCGACGCGGCGCAGTCGATCATCGACGACGCCGAGGACGCCGGCCGCGCGCTGACCGCCGACCAGGCCGCGTACCTCGACGAGCGCTTCACCCTGGACGGCGGGCGGGAGTCGCTCGGCGCCTCCGCCCTCCTCACCCGCTTCGACGCGGCGCTCGGGATGGCCGCCCAGCGCTTGGCGGAGGACAGCCGGGCTGCGCGGGACGCCCACGAGGACCTCCGAGAGAGCATGGCGCGCGTGATGCGAACCTTCCTCGACCGCTGGGAGAACCCGAACCTGCTGGCCGACCCCGACACGTCGGTGGACGACTTCGAGCGCATGCTCGTCGCGCTCGAGACCAGCGGCCTCCACGAGCTGGAGGAGGAGTGGAGGGGCAGCCTCCTGAAGCTCTCGGGCAATGACCTCACCAACCTCGACTCGACCCTTTCGCGGTCGCTGCGCGAGATCAGGGAGCGCATCGAGCCGATCAACCGGATCATGCAGGACCTGCCGTTCTACGACGACGGCCACCGCCTGCAGATCGCCACGCGCGAGAACCAGTCGGACGCCCGCAAGCGGTTCCGCCGCGAGCTGCGCGACGTGCGCGCCCTCATCGAGGCCGCGTCGACGGAGGAGGAGCGCGAGCAGGCCTACCGCCGCATGTCCCGCCTGATCGGCCACCTCCGCCGCTCCGCCCCCGACTTCGCCGAGCTGGTGGACGTGCGCAACCACGTCCGGGTCAGCGCCGAGCGGGTGGAGGCGACGACGAAGCAGCACGTGGCCCTCTACGACCACATCGGCGAGAAGTCGGGCGGCGAGTCCCAGGAGCTGATCGCCTTCATCGTCGGAGCGGCCCTGCGCTACCAGCTCGGCGACGCCGGCGCCGAGCGCCCCCGCTACGCCCCGGTCTTCATGGACGAGGCGCTGATCAAGGCGGACGCCCACTTCACCAAGCGCGCCATCGGCGCCTGGCGCGGCCTCGGCTTCCAGCTCGTCATCGGCGCCCCGAACGACAAGTACAGCGCGATCGAACCGCACGTGGACGTGGAGTACACGATCCTGAAGGACACGCGCGGGCGGTCGTGGGCGAAGGCGAAGGTGGGGGTGGACGAGGGCGCGGTGGCCTAG
- a CDS encoding DUF11 domain-containing protein, with translation MRRSTRLRAAVGALAVVTAAAAAVLVGAGGAQAAPGDPFPVNPANVFIAQGSPTGLYTAVQGDGAIQFQPEGPTSAIGYNAIGYRQADGFIYGMEDVGTTLVRIGQDGVVTTVGTVAGLPNTAAAWNAGTFGEGPYADTLFVRVAGLGAAANIYAIDVTTLTATTIPLSPTPANTPDLVFLAGAIWAFPNGQTAYRIDPASGAVEEFATGLALTGSFGAQWVYGNGDIGLSDNNTGVISRIRIDDAAGTIPTFTLVSQQPGTANANSDGTSSPGSPIDLGIVKTGTATAAAGGPVAYTLTVTNNSSTESTGSLVRDEVPAELTGVTTGTTGCDVTGNAVECFHGPLAPGASFIVTVEATLAASATACFTNTATVLGNEADPAPANDEASAQTCPLLPALAIDKTSAAVSGAGAGDIVTYTVVATNVGDAPYPATAPAVVLDDLSGVLDDGQFSGDPTASAPGTLGFSAPILSWSGPLAIGASVVLRYQVQASDAGDGVLANVAWSPLDPAAATAPACDPRDSNGRDVVTGEPCARTSLALATTPPPPPPGGTPGGTPGGGASGTAAGGGGVTTELADSGSTAPPWGLALIPLVGGAAALLLPARRPTWATERRGRA, from the coding sequence ATGCGACGAAGCACTCGCCTCCGGGCGGCCGTCGGCGCGCTCGCGGTGGTCACGGCGGCTGCGGCGGCCGTTCTGGTCGGCGCGGGCGGCGCCCAGGCCGCTCCGGGCGACCCGTTCCCGGTCAACCCCGCCAACGTGTTCATCGCGCAGGGCTCGCCCACGGGTCTGTACACGGCGGTGCAGGGCGACGGCGCCATCCAGTTCCAGCCCGAGGGGCCGACATCGGCGATCGGATACAACGCCATCGGCTACCGCCAGGCGGACGGCTTCATCTACGGCATGGAGGATGTCGGGACCACCCTCGTGCGGATCGGTCAGGACGGCGTGGTGACGACCGTCGGCACCGTCGCGGGCCTCCCCAACACCGCCGCCGCCTGGAACGCCGGCACGTTCGGCGAGGGGCCGTACGCCGACACCCTGTTCGTCCGGGTCGCCGGACTCGGTGCGGCGGCGAACATCTACGCGATCGATGTGACGACCCTCACCGCGACGACGATCCCCCTGTCGCCGACGCCGGCGAACACGCCCGACCTGGTCTTCCTGGCCGGGGCGATTTGGGCCTTCCCGAACGGGCAGACGGCCTACCGGATCGACCCGGCGAGCGGCGCTGTGGAGGAGTTCGCCACCGGGCTCGCCCTCACGGGGTCGTTCGGCGCTCAGTGGGTCTACGGCAACGGCGACATCGGCCTGTCGGACAACAACACGGGTGTCATCTCCCGGATCCGGATCGACGACGCGGCGGGCACGATCCCCACGTTCACGCTGGTCAGCCAGCAGCCGGGCACCGCCAACGCCAACAGCGACGGCACCTCCTCCCCCGGCTCCCCGATCGACCTCGGCATCGTGAAGACGGGTACCGCCACCGCCGCCGCCGGCGGGCCGGTCGCCTACACGCTCACGGTGACGAACAACAGCAGCACGGAGTCCACCGGCTCGCTGGTCAGAGACGAGGTCCCCGCCGAGCTCACCGGCGTCACCACCGGAACCACCGGGTGCGATGTGACCGGCAACGCGGTCGAGTGCTTCCACGGGCCGCTCGCGCCGGGCGCCTCCTTCATCGTGACGGTGGAGGCCACCCTCGCCGCGTCCGCGACGGCGTGCTTCACCAACACCGCGACCGTGCTCGGCAACGAGGCGGACCCCGCACCGGCCAACGACGAGGCGTCGGCGCAGACGTGCCCGCTCCTCCCCGCCCTCGCCATCGACAAGACCTCCGCCGCGGTGAGCGGCGCCGGGGCGGGCGACATCGTGACGTACACGGTCGTCGCGACGAACGTCGGCGATGCCCCGTACCCGGCGACCGCCCCCGCGGTCGTTCTCGACGACCTCTCCGGCGTCCTCGACGACGGCCAGTTCTCCGGCGACCCGACCGCGTCGGCGCCGGGGACGCTGGGGTTCAGCGCGCCGATCCTCTCCTGGAGCGGTCCGCTCGCCATCGGCGCGTCCGTCGTGCTGCGCTACCAGGTCCAGGCCTCCGACGCCGGGGACGGCGTGCTCGCGAACGTGGCGTGGTCGCCGCTCGACCCGGCCGCCGCAACCGCCCCCGCGTGCGACCCGAGGGACTCGAACGGTCGTGACGTCGTCACCGGCGAGCCGTGCGCGCGCACGAGCCTCGCGCTGGCGACGACGCCACCACCACCGCCGCCGGGAGGGACGCCGGGCGGAACCCCCGGTGGCGGCGCGTCAGGAACGGCCGCCGGCGGAGGCGGTGTGACGACCGAGCTCGCGGACAGCGGCAGCACGGCACCGCCGTGGGGCCTCGCCCTGATCCCCCTGGTCGGCGGCGCGGCCGCACTGCTGCTGCCGGCGCGGAGGCCGACGTGGGCGACCGAGCGACGCGGCCGAGCATGA
- a CDS encoding DUF3375 domain-containing protein, whose translation MTNTRAEAAYVRSVNAFKTPTLHLLHRRSAPFVVAVLSLLFTADRPAVAVADAHAELGEVLDELRAAGYDEDERRLPSGSARDICREWVRAGWLLPQIEGDTEVYRLSAHAVGALEITGRTGGGRARVSNSRVRTLLEAVERLAGDAEVDPARRLARLRQEREALDAEIARLEDGFAEPADDEELLEEAENILHLARELPADFTRVAESIKAMQRDVVADLRRDVRPTGEVLREYLERGQHVMQATAEGRAFAGALRLIGDPERIDALTEQLHDLLALPFSRLMDAAQRDELQAVARRIELGVQEVLTAQRRASHVITGQVKTHDPVRDRQVDELLRDVIAGLQAWTSTSSPDAPVTPVRSLPNAAIRHLRQSVSDLRAPGRPAPLTDDPADVEFVGDDTRAWGGPRYAELEAYVAGLGDEFDLGDAFEGADDETRRPVDLLGLLEIAHRNGMTESERVSVVEALRPDGTSRRFAFGAVTARTMREHDHD comes from the coding sequence ATGACGAATACGCGCGCGGAGGCGGCGTACGTGCGCTCCGTGAACGCGTTCAAGACCCCGACCCTGCACCTGCTGCACCGGCGGTCCGCGCCGTTCGTGGTCGCCGTGCTCTCCCTCCTCTTCACCGCCGACCGGCCGGCCGTCGCGGTCGCGGACGCGCACGCCGAGCTGGGCGAGGTGCTCGACGAGCTGCGCGCGGCCGGGTACGACGAGGACGAGCGGAGGCTGCCCTCCGGCTCCGCCCGCGACATCTGCCGCGAGTGGGTGCGGGCGGGCTGGCTGCTGCCGCAGATCGAGGGCGACACCGAGGTGTACCGGCTCTCGGCGCACGCCGTCGGCGCCCTCGAGATCACCGGGCGCACCGGCGGCGGCCGGGCCCGCGTCTCCAACTCGCGCGTGCGCACACTGCTGGAGGCCGTCGAGCGCCTCGCGGGCGACGCCGAGGTCGACCCCGCCCGCCGGCTCGCCCGGCTGCGCCAGGAGCGCGAGGCTCTCGACGCCGAGATCGCGCGCCTGGAGGACGGCTTCGCCGAGCCCGCCGACGACGAGGAGCTGCTGGAGGAGGCCGAGAACATCCTCCACCTCGCCCGCGAGCTGCCCGCCGACTTCACCCGCGTCGCCGAGTCGATCAAGGCGATGCAGCGGGACGTGGTCGCCGACCTGCGCCGGGACGTGCGGCCGACCGGCGAGGTGCTGCGCGAGTACCTGGAGCGCGGCCAGCACGTCATGCAGGCCACGGCCGAGGGTCGGGCCTTCGCGGGCGCGCTGCGCCTGATCGGCGACCCGGAACGCATCGACGCGCTCACCGAGCAGTTGCACGACCTGCTCGCCCTGCCGTTCTCGCGCCTCATGGACGCCGCCCAGCGCGACGAGCTGCAGGCGGTCGCCCGGCGCATCGAGCTGGGGGTGCAGGAGGTGCTGACCGCGCAGCGCCGCGCCTCCCACGTGATCACCGGGCAGGTAAAGACGCACGACCCGGTGCGCGATCGGCAGGTGGACGAGCTGCTGCGGGATGTGATCGCCGGGTTGCAGGCCTGGACCAGCACGTCGTCGCCGGACGCGCCGGTGACGCCGGTGCGCAGCCTCCCGAACGCCGCGATCCGCCACCTGCGGCAGTCGGTGAGCGACCTGCGCGCGCCGGGGCGGCCGGCGCCGCTGACCGACGACCCCGCCGACGTCGAGTTCGTCGGCGACGACACCCGCGCCTGGGGCGGCCCGCGGTACGCCGAGCTGGAGGCGTACGTCGCAGGGCTCGGCGACGAGTTCGACCTGGGAGACGCGTTCGAGGGCGCCGACGACGAGACGAGGCGGCCGGTCGACCTGCTCGGCCTGCTGGAGATCGCGCACCGCAACGGCATGACGGAGAGCGAACGCGTCTCCGTCGTCGAGGCGCTGCGACCCGACGGCACGTCCAGGCGGTTCGCGTTCGGCGCGGTGACCGCCCGCACCATGAGGGAGCACGACCATGACTGA
- a CDS encoding LysE family translocator gives MTAASLLAFAGLCLVLAITPGPDTFLVLRFSLSRPGAGMAAAAGSALGSMVWAVAVAFGLAALLEQSAEIYRVLKIVGGLYLVYLGVAAFLASRKHTAADAVDLEVRRTSLRSGFLAGALSTLTNPKVGLFFLAVAPQFVPHDGSAIPSTLLLGAIDALVGSAYLVAVALLAGRAVAWLKRPAVTTWLERVSAGILAALGIGTIALSAES, from the coding sequence ATGACCGCCGCCAGCCTGCTCGCCTTCGCCGGCCTGTGCCTCGTGCTCGCCATCACGCCGGGCCCCGACACGTTCCTCGTGCTGCGCTTCAGCCTGTCGCGACCGGGCGCCGGGATGGCGGCCGCGGCGGGCTCCGCCCTCGGCTCGATGGTGTGGGCCGTTGCGGTGGCGTTCGGTCTGGCCGCTCTGCTGGAGCAGTCGGCAGAGATTTACCGCGTGCTCAAGATCGTGGGCGGCCTGTACCTGGTCTACCTCGGCGTCGCCGCGTTCCTGGCGAGCCGCAAGCACACGGCCGCCGACGCCGTCGACCTGGAGGTGCGTCGCACCTCCCTGCGCTCCGGGTTCCTCGCCGGGGCGCTGTCGACGCTCACGAACCCGAAGGTCGGCCTGTTCTTCCTCGCGGTCGCGCCGCAGTTCGTCCCGCACGACGGCTCCGCCATCCCGAGCACCCTGCTGCTGGGAGCGATCGACGCGCTGGTCGGGTCGGCCTACCTCGTCGCGGTGGCGCTGCTCGCGGGGCGCGCGGTGGCGTGGTTGAAGCGCCCCGCCGTCACGACGTGGCTGGAGCGCGTCTCCGCCGGCATCCTCGCCGCGCTCGGGATCGGGACGATCGCGCTGAGCGCCGAGTCCTGA
- a CDS encoding CPBP family glutamic-type intramembrane protease, which produces MAAASAAVLGLIGVAISWDRIGGDASPLMPLERPPVLVTIVVVAALAAANAGAEEALWRVALLSEQSADPAPNMWLAQAMSFGIAHWAGLPYGPAGVLASGTLSLVLMLARARYGFLRVLIIHGVVDVVIFAAVFMFAIYPPS; this is translated from the coding sequence ATGGCAGCTGCCTCGGCCGCGGTCCTCGGTCTGATCGGTGTCGCGATCTCCTGGGACAGGATCGGTGGCGACGCTTCGCCGCTGATGCCGCTCGAGCGGCCGCCTGTTCTCGTGACGATCGTCGTCGTGGCCGCCCTCGCGGCTGCGAACGCCGGGGCGGAGGAGGCCTTGTGGCGGGTTGCGCTGCTGTCCGAACAGTCCGCCGACCCAGCGCCGAATATGTGGCTTGCGCAGGCGATGTCCTTCGGCATCGCGCACTGGGCGGGCCTGCCGTACGGACCGGCCGGTGTCTTGGCATCCGGGACGTTGTCCCTCGTCCTGATGCTCGCGCGAGCGCGATACGGATTCCTGCGCGTGCTGATCATCCACGGGGTCGTCGATGTCGTCATCTTCGCCGCCGTGTTCATGTTCGCGATCTACCCGCCGAGTTAG